In a genomic window of Occallatibacter riparius:
- a CDS encoding Ntn hydrolase family protein, translated as MVTIVAGFKCDGGIVLCADTQETAGAAKKNVTKLQVHHGFFNPLSGEKDRRFAAAFCGAGDGPFIDKLLNEVWAAIRWCESLSDACVIAESKIKSTYEEYGRIFQNGLCPQVDLLYGITMDEFSCLFSATGPVVNDVTDYISGGAGYYLSDFIASRMYSPSMNVKLGVTLAAYILLQCKEHVEGCGGESHIAVLRESGKSGYVATSIVQEITDFLYESDPEIGKFLLSVADLDVSQTCLNKLTKDLTKTLTSKRAFHIDRLGKYRQFLRANDEQLGLTKERDELNISEDHLGI; from the coding sequence ATGGTGACAATCGTTGCCGGATTCAAGTGCGATGGGGGCATCGTTCTTTGTGCTGACACTCAGGAAACGGCAGGCGCTGCAAAGAAGAACGTCACGAAACTGCAAGTCCACCACGGTTTCTTTAACCCGTTGTCGGGGGAAAAGGATCGGCGATTCGCCGCTGCGTTTTGTGGGGCCGGGGACGGACCTTTCATCGACAAACTCTTGAATGAAGTTTGGGCGGCCATTAGGTGGTGTGAATCGCTTTCCGACGCATGTGTGATTGCCGAGTCAAAGATCAAAAGCACGTATGAGGAGTACGGAAGAATCTTCCAGAACGGCCTTTGCCCGCAAGTCGACTTGCTGTACGGGATCACGATGGACGAGTTTAGCTGCCTTTTTTCGGCGACCGGTCCCGTTGTAAATGACGTGACCGACTACATCTCAGGCGGCGCAGGTTACTACCTATCCGATTTCATAGCCAGCAGAATGTATTCGCCAAGTATGAACGTAAAGCTGGGCGTCACTCTGGCTGCATACATCCTCCTCCAGTGCAAGGAACACGTCGAGGGCTGCGGCGGTGAAAGCCATATCGCGGTTCTCAGAGAGAGCGGAAAAAGTGGTTACGTAGCGACCTCCATCGTCCAAGAGATAACTGATTTTCTCTACGAGTCGGATCCTGAAATCGGCAAGTTCCTGCTGTCCGTAGCTGACCTTGATGTGTCACAGACTTGTCTCAATAAGCTGACCAAGGATCTTACAAAAACGCTCACATCGAAGCGCGCTTTTCACATCGACCGACTCGGGAAGTACCGCCAGTTCCTACGGGCTAACGACGAGCAGTTAGGGCTAACCAAAGAGCGTGATGAGCTGAACATAAGCGAAGATCATCTTGGCATATAG